A window of Marinobacter salarius contains these coding sequences:
- a CDS encoding EAL domain-containing protein, protein MSRTLPEQMTAPEVDVLSPMLTREGESWTAEYQGLTLRTALQPIFSISHKRVVGYEALIRAFDTDNAAVLPLHLFELPSSDAENLLLDRLCRYLHISNYSGFQDQLNWLFLNVSPRVVSAGNRADSFFGELLKKTGLPPHRIVMEIVEQPTDDAERLRETVAYYQQLGCLTAIDDFGAGHSNFERIWNLSPDIVKLDRKLLTRATDDHKARQILNGIVSLLHQSGCLVLLEGVETHDQAMIAIDAGVDFVQGFYFSRPSTALADIPYEVTDLDGLLRDYKSKNRITRDPTHQLTSYFEDFFHGAVDKLSQDMPMNEACSSLLNHPAVSRCYLVDANGVQIDDTMVSDAMARSLDPRFRPLESTTSADWYRQQYLRQAIAQPGQVHITAPYLCITGAYMCVTLSLGYHHKGELRVLCCDILANPTETTLKRG, encoded by the coding sequence ATGTCGCGAACCCTCCCAGAGCAGATGACCGCACCGGAAGTTGATGTGCTGTCGCCGATGTTAACCAGGGAAGGCGAATCATGGACGGCCGAGTACCAGGGCCTGACTTTACGAACGGCGCTGCAGCCAATTTTCAGTATTTCCCACAAACGCGTTGTCGGCTACGAAGCGCTGATTCGTGCCTTTGATACCGATAATGCTGCGGTATTGCCTCTCCATTTGTTTGAGCTACCGAGCTCTGACGCCGAAAACCTGTTGCTTGACCGCCTGTGCCGATACCTGCACATCAGCAACTATTCCGGATTCCAGGACCAGCTGAACTGGCTGTTCCTGAACGTCTCTCCCCGCGTGGTGTCTGCCGGCAACCGTGCAGACAGCTTTTTCGGGGAACTGTTGAAGAAAACGGGCCTGCCCCCCCATCGCATCGTAATGGAGATCGTGGAGCAGCCAACGGACGACGCAGAACGGCTGCGTGAAACCGTTGCTTACTACCAACAGTTGGGCTGCCTGACCGCTATCGATGACTTTGGTGCTGGCCATTCCAACTTTGAGCGCATCTGGAACCTGTCACCGGATATCGTGAAACTGGACCGCAAGCTTCTGACCCGGGCCACCGACGACCACAAGGCCAGACAGATACTCAACGGCATCGTCTCTTTGCTTCATCAGTCCGGCTGCCTGGTGCTCCTCGAAGGCGTGGAAACTCACGACCAGGCGATGATCGCCATCGACGCAGGTGTTGATTTTGTCCAGGGATTCTATTTCAGCAGGCCAAGTACTGCCCTGGCGGACATTCCCTACGAAGTAACGGACCTGGACGGATTACTGCGAGACTATAAGAGTAAAAACCGGATAACGAGAGACCCAACACATCAACTGACTTCGTACTTCGAGGATTTCTTTCATGGTGCGGTGGATAAACTCTCGCAAGACATGCCGATGAACGAGGCATGCAGCAGCCTGCTGAATCATCCTGCAGTGTCGCGGTGTTACCTGGTCGATGCCAATGGCGTGCAAATCGATGACACCATGGTGTCGGACGCCATGGCCCGCAGTCTGGACCCTAGGTTCCGGCCTCTGGAAAGCACCACCAGTGCCGACTGGTATCGTCAGCAGTATCTGCGCCAGGCCATCGCCCAGCCCGGCCAGGTTCATATAACCGCGCCCTACCTCTGTATTACGGGCGCCTACATGTGCGTCACCCTGTCCCTCGGTTACCACCACAAGGGCGAGCTGAGGGTCCTTTGCTGCGACATTCTCGCCAACCCCACCGAAACCACTCTCAAGAGAGGCTGA
- a CDS encoding cytochrome b has protein sequence MQVRNSSSKFGVVSVAIHWLVAVAVFGLFGLGYWMVDLSYYDDWYRTGPDIHRSIGILLLLVMLFRLVWRLFNPLPRALPSHSRLEVLAAHGAHSLLYVLIFVAMASGYLISTADGSSISVFNWFDVPSVTGQIKGMEDTAGLVHYWSTWALVVLAGVHGLAAVKHHLIDRDDTLRRMLGAGRRQS, from the coding sequence ATGCAGGTACGCAATTCGAGCAGTAAATTTGGTGTGGTATCCGTCGCTATTCACTGGCTGGTGGCTGTAGCGGTGTTTGGCCTCTTTGGGTTGGGTTACTGGATGGTTGATCTATCCTACTACGACGACTGGTATCGCACCGGCCCGGATATCCATAGAAGTATCGGTATATTGCTGCTGTTGGTCATGCTGTTTCGCCTGGTGTGGCGACTGTTCAATCCGCTGCCGCGTGCACTCCCGAGCCATAGCCGACTGGAAGTGTTGGCCGCTCATGGCGCACACTCTCTTCTCTATGTGCTGATTTTTGTTGCCATGGCCAGTGGGTACCTGATTTCGACGGCGGATGGGTCCTCGATCAGTGTGTTCAACTGGTTTGATGTGCCTTCGGTGACCGGCCAGATTAAGGGGATGGAAGATACTGCCGGGCTTGTTCATTACTGGTCTACCTGGGCACTTGTCGTGCTTGCTGGTGTACACGGTCTGGCTGCGGTCAAGCATCACCTGATTGACCGGGACGACACCCTTCGGCGCATGTTGGGTGCCGGTCGCCGCCAATCGTAA
- a CDS encoding YceI family protein encodes MKKLLLASAVALTVSGGVQASEHSGTYAFDAKDTHQFITFKISHLGYSWLYGRFNDFDGEFVYDAQNPANSSVEVAVDTSSVDSNHAERDKHLRSEDFLYVDEFPEATFKSKRVVVDDEGEADIVGDLTLRGVTKEITLDVEMLGHGDDPWGGYRMGFEAETEFKLTDFGIPMDLGKASETVEMIISVEGIRQ; translated from the coding sequence ATGAAAAAACTGCTGCTTGCATCTGCGGTTGCACTTACGGTGTCTGGCGGAGTCCAGGCGTCCGAGCACAGCGGAACCTATGCTTTTGATGCCAAAGACACTCACCAGTTTATTACATTCAAGATTTCCCATCTGGGCTATAGCTGGTTGTATGGCCGGTTTAACGATTTCGATGGTGAATTTGTGTACGATGCACAAAACCCGGCGAACAGTTCCGTTGAGGTTGCGGTGGACACCTCCAGCGTTGATTCCAACCACGCCGAGCGCGACAAGCACCTGCGCTCGGAAGACTTCCTGTACGTTGACGAATTCCCAGAGGCCACATTCAAGAGCAAAAGAGTGGTTGTGGACGATGAGGGCGAGGCCGATATCGTCGGTGACCTGACCCTGCGCGGTGTGACGAAAGAGATCACCCTGGACGTGGAAATGCTCGGGCATGGTGACGATCCGTGGGGTGGTTACCGCATGGGGTTTGAAGCTGAAACCGAATTCAAGTTGACGGACTTCGGTATCCCCATGGATCTGGGCAAGGCATCTGAAACCGTTGAGATGATTATTTCTGTGGAAGGCATTCGCCAGTAA